From a single Vitis vinifera cultivar Pinot Noir 40024 chromosome 18, ASM3070453v1 genomic region:
- the LOC104882704 gene encoding disease resistance protein RPV1-like, with product MASICNLISSSSTSVLRWNYDVFLSFRAEDTRYKFTDHLYAALRNRSIRTFRDDKLKRGEEIAPELLKVIEESRLSIVVFSENYASSRWCLDELVKIMECRQKIRQIVVPIFYHVDPSDLRKQKGSFGKAFASYERHGRDSKEKIQRWRAALTEASNLSGWRLFEG from the coding sequence ATGGCTTCCATATGCAACCTAATATCCTCTTCTTCTACATCTGTCCTTCGATGGAattatgatgttttcttgagttttagAGCTGAAGATACTCGTTACAAGTTTACTGATCATCTGTATGCAGCTTTGCGTAATAGAAGCATTCGAACTTTTAGAGATGATAAACTTAAGAGAGGAGAAGAGATTGCACCGGAACTCTTGAAAGTTATTGAAGAATCAAGGCTTTCCATAGTCGTTTTTTCAGAAAATTATGCTAGTTCTAGATGGTGTTTAGATGAGCTGGTCAAGATCATGGAGTGTAGACAAAAAATTAGACAAATTGTGGTACCTATTTTCTACCATGTGGATCCGTCCGATCTTCGGAAACAAAAGGGGAGTTTTGGAAAAGCTTTTGCCAGCTATGAAAGACATGGAAGGGATTCCAAGGAGAAGATACAAAGGTGGAGAGCTGCATTGACTGAAGCAAGTAATCTATCTGGATGGCGGCTCTTTGAAGGGTGA